Proteins encoded together in one Drosophila willistoni isolate 14030-0811.24 chromosome XR unlocalized genomic scaffold, UCI_dwil_1.1 Seg105, whole genome shotgun sequence window:
- the LOC6646144 gene encoding ubiquinone biosynthesis protein COQ4 homolog, mitochondrial, which produces MMQRLRLARRGLALSAVRRQTVVPEEEPLDAYEREHLKHRIEITPFQRMLLGAGSSVAAILDPRRHDMIACLGETTGEGALWNILDTMEASEEGQRILIDKPRIHTSTIDFKRLETLPPDTFGAAYVKFLKDNNVTPDSRMPVRFLEDPKLAYLMTRYRECHDLIHTVLNMPTNMLGEVAVKWVEALNTNLPMCYGGAVFGAVRLRPKQRREYLKRYLPWAIDNGKRMKPLMPVYWEQRWEQNVNELRAELGIKLLKY; this is translated from the exons ATGATGCAGCGTTTGCGCTTAGCTCGCCGCGGATTGGCCTTAAGTGCGGTGAGACGGCAAACAGTTGTCCCAGAGGAGGAGCCCCTCGATGCCTATGAGCGGGAACATCTAAAGCATCGCATAGAGATAACACCTTTTCAGAGAATGCTCTTGGGAGCAGGATCCTCTGTGGCTGCTATACTAGATCCGAGGCG ccatgATATGATTGCCTGTCTGGGTGAGACCACTGGAGAGGGGGCTCTTTGGAATATACTCGACACCATGGAGGCCAGCGAGGAGGGGCAACGCATTTTGATCGATAAGCCACGTATACACACATCCACCATAGATTTTAAAAGGCTGGAGACCCTACCTCCAGATACTTTTGGAGCCGCCTATGTCAAGTTTCTCAAAGATAAT AATGTAACTCCCGATAGTCGTATGCCAGTGCGTTTCTTAGAAGATCCAAAGTTGGCCTATTTAATGACTCGTTATCGCGAATGCCATGACCTGATTCACACTGTATTGAATATGCCAACAAATATGCTGGGCGAGGTGGCTGTCAAATGGGTGGAGGCACTCAATACGAATCTGCCCATGTGCTATGGCGGAGCTGTTTTTGGTGCTGTGCGTCTAAGACCCAA gCAACGTCGCGAGTACTTGAAACGCTATTTGCCTTGGGCCATTGATAATGGCAAGCGTATGAAGCCATTGATGCCCGTTTACTGGGAGCAGCGGTGGGAGCAGAATGTTAATGAATTGCGCGCTGAATTAGGCATTAAGTTGTTGAAATACtag
- the LOC6646145 gene encoding RAB6-interacting golgin, whose protein sequence is MGEKFNGFSHDEIMKITGVSHPTTKSHMEAALRSQPGIRRMPDKMFRQADQLRKQQTQVAKQKKTETAKEKPLPKLATTPTPTPTPQGNAVDDVKADESLNLERGISDSLVEALYFGHKKPNQQTTNGSATLAPSSGSETTIDDSSILKISANTATTDDDNANVLPSTKGSTSSSPHLNTDSPFKGISLKDFEQHRKMIEEQNKQKKQMLYQAIEQHTQKTAAESRKIEEIRHELSKLESDLAVDVALLRKQIDNACINFANIEKHYVKIEAQFLKAKMDLHNAAERKELLTEHLCTVIAHNEDRKAQKLTELMQKVGLAPTDEQDPANNQSDGPTGPGT, encoded by the exons ATGGGAGAAAAATTTAATGGTTTTAGCCACGACGAGATCATGAAGATCACGGGCGTCAGCCATCCGACAACCAAGAGCCATATGGAAGCAG CTCTTCGTAGCCAACCCGGTATCCGGCGTATGCCCGATAAGATGTTCCGTCAGGCAGATCAGCTACGGAAACAACAAACCCAAGTGGccaagcaaaagaaaacagaaactGCCAAGGAGAAACCATTGCCCAAACTAGCCACCACTCCCACACCAACGCCCACACCCCAAGGTaatgctgttgatgatgtcaaGGCAGATGAATCGTTGAATTTGGAACGTGGCATTAGTGACTCCCTTGTCGAAGCTCTCTACTTTGGACATAAGAAGCCAAATCAACAGACAACAAATGGAAGTGCCACGTTGGCCCCTTCCTCTGGTAGTGAGACGACGATCGATGATAGTTCAATTCTAAAGATAAGCGCCAACACAGCCACCACGGATGATGATAACGCCAACGTCTTACCCAGCACAAAAGGCTCAACGAGCTCCTCGCCACATCTTAACACAGATTCACCCTTTAAGGGGATTTCTCTTAAGGACTTCGAGCAGCATCGGAAAATGATTGAAGagcaaaataaacaaaagaaacaaatgcTCTATCAGGCCATTGAGCAACATACTCAAAAAACAGCTGCCGAATCTCGTAAAATTGAGGAAATACGCCACGAACTATCCAAACTGGAGAGTGATCTTGCCGTGGATGTGGCCCTGTTAAGAAAACAGATTGACAATGCTTGCATAAACTTTGCCAATATTGA AAAACACTATGTTAAGATCGAGGCACAGTTTCTGAAGGCTAAAATGGATCTGCACAATGCCGCAGAAAGGAAAGAACTACTAACAGAGCATCTTTGTACGGTAATTGCCCACAATGAGGATCGCAAAGCACAAAAACTGACAGAGCTTATGCAAAAAGTGGGCCTGGCGCCAACGGATGAGCAGGATCCTGCGAATAATCAATCGGATGGGCCAACGGGGCCGGGAACTTAA
- the LOC6646146 gene encoding collagen alpha-1(XVII) chain: MHHQPAHTQPHPPPHSIRLMSGAEENRQYLRTFIQMYKDLPVLWDTSLRDYTNREKRAEAYQRLVPIYHYLKRDATVEDVKKKINTLRTNYRKELKVVESAIRSGSLHTPRCWTFQELDFLRNTEKFLAVNPTFKNEPQSFAFNENSTSTTAFLADQAGGHYAYRGVGGQTPNISEMFHKSFGHGQKVDGLGVTSAPAATMMHHQPPGHSGDYTLGKRSRLSPPPNAGTPGGGPNAGNDELLSMACEYLAGSYPEEESIARTWTHKLKRLPREQRLLAERFINEILFEAESNNLHRGSVQINNSFEPYVRFHEEPATTSTSGQEEQDKSQSPSVHTSTESSSTKPNVTVIGSGGGGGSGGGSGGGLGGGGGASNGGNSF, from the coding sequence atgcACCACCAACCCGCCCATACACAGCCCCATCCGCCCCCGCATAGCATCCGACTCATGTCAGGGGCCGAGGAGAATCGTCAGTATTTGCGAACGTTCATCCAAATGTACAAAGATCTGCCCGTACTGTGGGACACCTCACTGCGGGACTACACGAATCGAGAAAAACGAGCGGAGGCCTATCAACGATTGGTACCAATCTATCATTACCTGAAACGAGACGCCACCGTCGAGGATGTGAAAAAGAAGATCAATACGCTGCGCACCAACTACCGCAAGGAGCTGAAAGTTGTGGAGAGTGCCATTAGATCCGGTAGCTTGCACACGCCGCGCTGTTGGACATTTCAAGAATTGGATTTCCTGCGGAACACCGAGAAATTTCTAGCCGTAAATCCCACATTTAAGAACGAGCCACAATCCTTCGCCTTCAATGAGAACTCAACGTCGACAACGGCGTTTCTAGCCGATCAGGCGGGTGGTCATTATGCTTATAGGGGAGTAGGGGGACAGACACCAAATATCAGCGAAATGTTTCACAAATCCTTCGGTCATGGCCAAAAAGTTGATGGATTGGGTGTAACGTCGGCACCAGCAGCAACCATGATGCATCATCAGCCGCCAGGCCATAGTGGAGATTATACATTAGGCAAAAGATCACGTCTATCGCCACCACCAAATGCTGGTACACCGGGTGGTGGACCAAATGCCGGCAATGATGAGTTACTTAGCATGGCCTGTGAGTATTTAGCTGGCTCCTATCCCGAAGAGGAATCTATTGCCCGCACTTGGACCCATAAATTGAAACGTTTACCGCGGGAGCAACGATTATTGGCCGAACGTTTCATCAATGAAATCCTTTTTGAGGCGGAATCCAATAATCTGCATCGTGGCTCAGTGCAGATTAACAATAGTTTTGAGCCCTATGTAAGATTTCATGAGGAGCCAGCGACCACATCAACGTCAGGGCAGGAGGAGCAGGATAAATCCCAAAGTCCCAGTGTACACACATCCACCGAGAGCAGTTcaacaaaaccaaatgttACAGTAATTGGTAGCGGTGGTGGCGGGGGCAGCGGCGGTGGTAGTGGTGGTGGCttaggaggaggaggaggtgccTCTAATGGCGGCAATAGTTTTTAA
- the LOC6646038 gene encoding transmembrane protein 43 homolog has protein sequence MANLAETFRSHWLISIFGIVLFIAGSAILYWNEGHAVHMMLALDEVYADIYSMQFTSEELDQSFEQRIIHISGGILIGEPLTEPDYNIQLMAVKLKRRVQMYQWVEETIEHNFGESSQGETRTYHYSREWRDKLVDSRNFYNRHGHTNPSSFPIESHVQIADAVYIGKYELGTEVKEKFSNYRELTSDIRPEDSSIKLHLGLYYHTNDVFNPEVGDLRILFSFAGMEGEIFSVVGKLEGNKVVPYITSRGTSILLIYPGGLSATEVFKLESRAQVLNTWYWRFIGWLLIFFGVSCNSKILRILFLDVPLLINLAPDSQYPMTGNFLIAFSLALTIAAVAWILHRPVIGACLFLAGASPYVWFTRNLVEYQRVD, from the exons ATGGCTAATCTTGCTGAAACCTTCCGCTCCCACTGGCTTATATCAATATTTGGCATAGTCCTCTTTATAGCCGGCTCGGCGATACTCTATTGGAATGAGGGACACGCTGTACATATGATGCTGGCCCTGGATGAGGTATATGCCGACATCTATTCCATGCAATTCACGAGCGAAGAGCTGGATCAAAGTTTTGAGCAGCGTATTATTCATATATCGGGAGGAATTCTAATAGGTGAACCGCTAACCGAGCCGGACTATAATATCCAATTGATGGCAGTAAAGCTGAAAAGACGTGTGCAAATGTATCAATGGGTAGAGGAGACCAT AGAGCATAATTTTGGTGAGAGCTCCCAAGGGGAGACACGTACTTATCATTATTCTCGTGAATGGCGGGATAAATTAGTAGATTCGCGCAACTTTTACAATCGCCATGGTCACACAAATCCTTCGAGTTTTCCCATCGAAAGTCATGTTCAGATAGCCGATGCCGTCTATATAGGCAAATATGAATTGGGCACAGAAGTGAAGGAGAAATTTAGCAACTATCGTGAGCTAACCTCCGATATTAGGCCAGAAGACTCGAGCATTAAGCTCCATTTGGGTCTCTATTATCATACAAATGATGTGTTCAATCCGGAAGTTGGTGATTTGCGTATACTCTTCAGTTTTGCCGGCATGGAAGGTGAAATATTTAGTGTTGTGGGCAAACTGGAGGGCAACAAAGTAGTGCCATATATCACATCGCGTGGTACATCGATTTTATTGATATATCCGGGTGGATTAAGTGCCACCGAGGTATTTAAATTGGAGTCACGTGCCCAGGTATTAAATACTTGGTATTGGCGTTTCATTGGCTGGTTACTCATCTTCTTTGGTGTCTCTTGTAACTCTAAAATCTTAAGAATATTGT TTCTTGATGTTCCTTTACTCATAAATCTGGCACCTGATTCTCAGTATCCGATGACAGGAAATTTTCTAATTGCCTTCTCATTGGCTTTAACCATAGCCGCTGTAGCTTGGATTCTGCATCGTCCTGTGATTGGTGCTTGCCTCTTTCTGGCTGGTGCTTCGCCCTATGTTTGGTTCACCCGGAATTTGGTGGAATATCAGCGAGTGGATTAG
- the LOC6646039 gene encoding protein anon-73B1 has translation MAASSAEHILTAGALDKYGDEDWFSLLIRYGLYVGAIFQFVCISAAVLMAGDGDENSCMENHESDGNRGEIGEQREGNGNATARARLHKMRKLEKKKRR, from the coding sequence ATGGCCGCCTCCTCCGCTGAGCATATACTGACTGCTGGAGCTTTGGATAAATACGGTGACGAAGATTGGTTTAGCCTCCTGATACGATATGGCCTCTATGTGGGTGCCATTTTCCAGTTTGTATGCATTTCGGCAGCTGTTCTGATGGCCGGCGACGGTGATGAAAATTCATGTATGGAAAATCACGAATCTGACGGCAACCGGGGTGAGATTGGAGAGCAACGTGAGGGAAATGGCAATGCAACGGCAAGGGCACGCCTACACAAAATGCGCAAacttgaaaagaaaaagagacgCTAG
- the LOC6646040 gene encoding protein Mo25, which translates to MPLFGKSQKTPVELVKALKEAINALEAGDRKVEKAQEDVSKNLVSIKNMLYGSSDAEPPADYVVAQLSQELYNSNLLLLLIQNLHRIDFEGKKHVALIFNNVLRRQIGTRSPTVEYICTKPEILFTLMSGYEDAHPEIALNSGTMLRECARYEALAKIMLHSDEFFKFFRYVEVSTFDIASDAFSTFKELLTRHKLLCAEFLDANYDKFFAQHYQRLLNSENYVTRRQSLKLLGELLLDRHNFTVMTRYISEPENLKLMMNMLKEKSRNIQFEAFHVFKVFVANPNKPKPILDILLRNQTKLVDFLTNFHTDRSEDEQFNDEKAYLIRQIRELKPLPEA; encoded by the coding sequence aTGCCACTGTTTGGAAAATCACAAAAAACGCCTGTCGAATTGGTCAAGGCTCTAAAGGAGGCCATTAATGCCTTAGAGGCCGGCGACCGTAAAGTGGAGAAGGCTCAGGAGGATGTTAGCAAAAATCTGGTATCTATCAAAAATATGTTGTATGGGAGCAGTGATGCTGAACCGCCAGCCGATTATGTGGTCGCTCAACTGTCGCAGGAGCTATACAATAGCAATCTGTTGCTTTTGTTAATACAGAATCTGCATAGGATTGATTTTGAGGGCAAGAAGCATGTGGCATTGATATTCAACAATGTGCTCCGACGACAAATTGGAACGCGTTCACCAACGGTTGAGTACATATGCACAAAGCCCGAGATATTGTTCACTCTGATGTCTGGATATGAAGATGCCCATCCTGAAATTGCCCTCAATTCGGGCACAATGCTACGTGAATGCGCCAGGTATGAGGCATTGGCCAAGATAATGCTCCACTCGGATGAGTTTTTCAAGTTCTTCCGCTATGTGGAGGTATCCACATTCGATATTGCCTCCGATGCTTTTTCCACATTCAAGGAGCTGCTGACGCGTCACAAATTGTTGTGCGCTGAATTTTTGGATGCCAATTACGATAAGTTCTTTGCCCAGCACTATCAACGACTTTTGAATTCGGAGAATTATGTGACACGGCGTCAAAGTTTGAAGCTATTGGGTGAATTGCTACTGGATAGGCATAATTTTACGGTGATGACACGCTATATATCGGAGCCAGAGAATCTGAAACTGATGATGAACATGCTAAAGGAGAAGTCGCGCAATATACAATTTGAGGCGTTCCATGTCTTCAAGGTCTTTGTGGCGAATCCGAATAAACCGAAACCCATACTGGATATCCTGCTCCGTAATCAAACAAAACTGGTCGATTTTCTAACTAATTTCCATACGGATCGCTCCGAGGATGAGCAATTCAATGATGAGAAGGCATATCTGATTAGGCAGATACGAGAGCTGAAGCCGCTGCCCGAGGCTTAG